One Halovivax ruber XH-70 genomic region harbors:
- a CDS encoding YegP family protein, with the protein MSSIRNFSDKLLRLYEHYVGEPESVKDAYGYWLFVAGFILGGIAVVLYIVNFGATEPRSDAEFLVNRVVGIVGSFGAILGLFGLVLMLPVRKRAIQASAVGLVIALVGTATFGIAYPDHWRGLGDGPDYTLQVLGLYAVGLGIIAGVTALVPVITGRKGKYVSEEGATEDPPVLTGDAMEGAQFAVFRDENDDWSWHVLHLEALAASQESALTRPDAQADIEEVKSQIGSAGLMELTTSAFRLYETRDGQWEWTLVRDDGSVVARCGDQFETRDGAEESVSFLKDRGPVAGVIEIDDAAFNYYESRDRWHWQLLDGNREPLAVSPTGYTSKADAKAGSSAFVDHFENARLLAMEHVAIELIDEDGGWYWRFVGTDDEEIGRSERAYETRRDAEEAVEALLESFGEMAVTVSGEPTYELYSSGEEWRWRLVGYDEQIVARNPNSAPGYDEMARTTDLFANNVEDADVFEIDGALYERYKTDGHWRWRLVDEDRNIVAASTEPHDSAEDAADAIERMQNQASEAELIEFENSAFQVYEADTGEWRWRLIDEDGNVLADSGAEHGSKGEAAEAMMTLKEQAPDAELLEIERAAFELFVDDGEWGWRLIDDGGKLIAEDPNSHPNRQAAKQAMDQLVENIDTASQTMEHAAFQTYVDEDEWFWRFVMPDGTVVAESEESAPTQDEIVEGIDRIRDVASNADRSRIGELFVQLAGSGSWHWRLLDRDRELIASSQVTYDSRQAVETAIHELVSKAPDAPIFHVETALIRLTNGDGWTWDLVDQDRDVLATSGTTVDDESDARDVVDEIRRLAPAAGQVDFDVASYEFISDEEGWSWRLIDEDGQVVAKCIESFETMDGAETSVEQIRDVIPKASILEIDGVSFELHYDDDGWIWQLVDEHGEPMSESTKTYESRTEARDAMTNVKVHAPDGWIEFTE; encoded by the coding sequence ATGTCTTCGATACGGAATTTCAGCGATAAATTACTTCGATTGTACGAACATTACGTGGGGGAACCGGAATCAGTAAAAGACGCGTACGGCTACTGGCTATTCGTTGCAGGCTTCATTCTGGGTGGCATCGCCGTTGTCCTCTACATCGTGAACTTCGGCGCGACCGAACCGCGCTCGGACGCGGAGTTCCTGGTCAACAGGGTCGTCGGAATCGTCGGTTCGTTCGGGGCCATTCTGGGCCTGTTCGGACTCGTACTCATGCTGCCGGTCCGAAAGCGGGCGATCCAGGCGAGCGCCGTTGGACTCGTCATCGCGCTCGTCGGGACCGCGACGTTCGGCATCGCCTATCCCGACCACTGGCGTGGACTCGGCGACGGACCCGACTACACGCTGCAGGTACTCGGGCTGTACGCCGTCGGGCTTGGAATCATCGCCGGTGTGACCGCACTCGTCCCCGTCATCACTGGCCGAAAGGGGAAATACGTCTCTGAGGAGGGTGCCACGGAAGACCCACCGGTACTGACGGGCGATGCGATGGAGGGTGCGCAGTTCGCCGTCTTCCGTGACGAGAACGACGACTGGTCCTGGCACGTCCTCCACCTGGAGGCACTCGCCGCGAGTCAGGAGAGTGCACTGACACGACCTGATGCGCAAGCGGACATCGAGGAGGTCAAGTCCCAGATCGGCTCCGCGGGCCTGATGGAACTGACGACATCCGCGTTCAGGCTCTACGAAACACGTGATGGGCAGTGGGAGTGGACACTCGTGCGCGACGACGGCAGCGTCGTCGCCCGGTGTGGCGATCAGTTCGAGACGCGCGACGGGGCCGAGGAATCGGTCAGCTTCCTCAAGGACCGCGGCCCGGTCGCCGGCGTCATCGAGATCGACGACGCCGCGTTCAACTACTACGAGAGTCGCGATCGGTGGCACTGGCAACTGCTCGACGGGAACCGTGAACCGCTGGCCGTCTCCCCGACGGGTTACACGAGCAAGGCCGACGCGAAGGCCGGATCGTCTGCGTTCGTCGACCACTTCGAGAACGCGCGCCTGCTCGCGATGGAGCACGTCGCCATCGAACTCATCGACGAGGACGGTGGCTGGTACTGGCGCTTCGTCGGTACCGACGACGAAGAGATCGGCCGGTCGGAGCGCGCCTACGAGACGCGACGCGACGCCGAGGAAGCCGTCGAGGCCCTCCTCGAATCGTTTGGCGAGATGGCCGTCACGGTCTCCGGCGAGCCGACCTACGAACTCTACAGCTCCGGTGAGGAGTGGCGCTGGCGGCTGGTCGGGTACGACGAACAGATCGTCGCCCGGAACCCGAACAGTGCGCCAGGCTACGACGAGATGGCGCGCACGACCGACCTGTTCGCGAACAACGTCGAAGATGCGGACGTCTTCGAGATCGACGGCGCGCTCTACGAACGCTACAAGACCGACGGGCACTGGCGCTGGCGGCTGGTCGACGAGGACCGAAACATCGTCGCCGCGAGCACCGAGCCTCACGACAGCGCGGAGGACGCCGCCGACGCCATCGAGCGGATGCAGAATCAGGCGAGCGAAGCGGAGCTCATCGAGTTCGAGAACTCCGCGTTCCAGGTCTACGAAGCCGACACGGGGGAGTGGCGCTGGCGACTCATCGACGAGGACGGCAACGTCCTCGCCGACAGCGGCGCCGAGCACGGCTCGAAGGGCGAGGCCGCAGAAGCGATGATGACGCTCAAAGAGCAGGCCCCCGACGCGGAACTGCTCGAGATCGAGAGGGCAGCGTTCGAGCTGTTCGTCGACGACGGCGAGTGGGGCTGGCGGCTCATCGACGACGGTGGGAAACTCATCGCCGAGGATCCGAACTCCCACCCCAACCGGCAGGCAGCGAAGCAGGCGATGGATCAGCTCGTCGAGAACATCGACACGGCGAGCCAGACGATGGAACACGCCGCGTTCCAGACCTACGTCGACGAGGACGAGTGGTTCTGGCGCTTCGTCATGCCGGACGGAACCGTGGTGGCCGAGAGCGAAGAGTCGGCCCCGACACAGGACGAGATCGTCGAAGGGATCGACCGGATTCGCGACGTCGCCTCGAACGCCGACCGCTCCCGAATCGGTGAACTGTTCGTCCAGCTCGCCGGGTCTGGCTCCTGGCACTGGCGTCTCCTCGACCGGGATCGAGAGCTCATCGCGTCCTCCCAGGTCACCTACGATTCGCGCCAGGCAGTCGAGACGGCGATCCACGAACTGGTTTCGAAGGCCCCCGACGCGCCGATCTTCCACGTCGAAACCGCCCTCATCAGGCTCACCAACGGCGACGGCTGGACGTGGGACCTCGTCGACCAGGATCGAGACGTGCTCGCGACTTCCGGAACGACGGTCGACGACGAGTCGGACGCGAGGGACGTGGTCGACGAGATCCGTCGGCTCGCACCGGCCGCAGGCCAGGTCGACTTCGACGTCGCCTCCTACGAATTCATCTCCGACGAGGAGGGCTGGAGCTGGCGACTCATCGACGAAGACGGCCAGGTCGTCGCGAAGTGCATCGAGTCCTTCGAGACGATGGACGGGGCCGAGACGTCGGTGGAACAGATCCGGGACGTGATCCCCAAGGCGAGTATCCTGGAGATCGACGGCGTCTCGTTCGAGTTGCACTACGACGACGACGGCTGGATCTGGCAACTGGTCGACGAGCACGGCGAACCGATGTCCGAGAGCACGAAGACCTACGAGAGCCGGACCGAAGCCCGAGATGCGATGACCAACGTCAAGGTCCACGCCCCGGACGGCTGGATCGAGTTCACCGAGTAG
- a CDS encoding pantoate kinase yields the protein MGEAVSAFVPGHITGFFTTQPDPDPTKAGSRGAGLTLSDGVSVTVRPDDATSIVLNDEAVEMAPVERVLDALEVTATVEATAAVPLGAGFGVSGGLSLGAALAANRVFERGLSTNELVTIAHGAEVQSGTGLGDVVAQARGGIPIRLEPGSPPHGTLDGIPDRARVEYVSFGELSTADVLTGETDHITQAGQTALSRVVSEPTLGSFIYASREFARETDLLTPTVTEAIRAVSEAGGQASMAMLGETVFALGTGLSDAGYDPEWCVTHPAGATLE from the coding sequence ATGGGTGAAGCGGTATCCGCATTCGTTCCGGGACACATTACGGGATTTTTCACGACACAGCCGGATCCCGACCCGACCAAAGCCGGGTCTCGCGGCGCCGGACTCACACTGTCGGACGGCGTTTCGGTAACCGTCCGGCCGGACGATGCGACCTCGATCGTACTGAACGATGAGGCGGTCGAAATGGCACCCGTCGAGCGAGTGCTCGATGCACTCGAGGTCACCGCCACAGTCGAAGCGACCGCGGCAGTCCCACTCGGAGCAGGGTTCGGGGTGTCCGGCGGGCTTTCACTCGGTGCAGCGCTCGCTGCGAACCGAGTCTTCGAGCGCGGCCTCTCGACGAACGAACTCGTGACGATCGCACACGGGGCCGAAGTGCAGTCTGGAACCGGCCTCGGGGACGTCGTCGCACAGGCCCGCGGGGGGATCCCGATCCGCCTCGAACCTGGCAGCCCCCCACACGGCACCCTCGATGGGATTCCCGATCGCGCCCGAGTCGAATACGTCTCGTTCGGCGAACTGTCGACGGCGGACGTGCTCACCGGAGAGACAGATCACATCACGCAGGCCGGCCAGACCGCCCTGTCACGCGTCGTCTCGGAACCGACACTCGGATCCTTCATCTACGCCTCCCGGGAGTTCGCCCGGGAGACCGACCTGTTGACGCCGACGGTAACCGAAGCGATCAGGGCAGTCAGCGAAGCGGGTGGGCAGGCGTCGATGGCGATGCTCGGCGAGACGGTCTTCGCACTCGGTACTGGACTCAGCGACGCGGGATACGATCCGGAGTGGTGCGTCACCCACCCAGCCGGCGCGACGCTCGAGTGA